A genomic stretch from Sphingobacterium sp. ML3W includes:
- a CDS encoding FecR family protein: MNSSYKPSLEQLVRYLKKESDVKENEAIVAWLDSSEQNRHYLLQLENEWIHLKELPLIIDRADRPRIWDKIQDRIQPVVKTIVFDRNRFWWLVSAAAILIFLSGTLGAYFIQRNISMNKSSQDQTIVYTALGQKSQVILPDGSKAWLNAGTKMSYSHAFNQHDRKITLEGEAFFDVVKKENMPFTVQTSHLDVVVKGTAFDVSAYADDAKIEVSLLRGKVAIKDKKGQLIGELKPNDWIQLDKRTGRYTQIRQLDAVQYSTWKSEELVFENESLESVLKKLERWYGVNITWRGAESDRHYTFKVKTESLREILELINVITPIQYTIAGKSVAIVSKKR, from the coding sequence ATGAATAGCAGTTATAAGCCGTCACTGGAGCAATTAGTTCGATATCTAAAAAAAGAGAGTGATGTAAAGGAAAATGAAGCGATTGTAGCTTGGCTCGATTCAAGTGAACAAAATCGTCATTATCTTTTGCAGCTGGAAAACGAATGGATACATCTCAAAGAACTGCCACTGATCATCGATCGGGCAGATCGTCCACGGATATGGGACAAAATCCAAGATCGTATCCAACCTGTCGTAAAAACTATTGTTTTTGACCGTAACCGTTTTTGGTGGTTGGTTAGTGCTGCGGCGATTCTTATTTTTCTGTCAGGGACATTGGGAGCGTATTTTATTCAGCGTAATATTTCAATGAATAAATCTTCGCAGGATCAAACGATTGTTTATACGGCTTTAGGACAAAAGTCACAGGTTATATTACCTGATGGATCAAAAGCTTGGTTAAATGCGGGAACTAAGATGAGCTATTCGCATGCATTCAATCAACATGATCGTAAGATTACACTCGAAGGCGAGGCATTTTTTGATGTGGTAAAAAAAGAAAATATGCCTTTCACCGTGCAGACTTCCCATTTGGATGTTGTGGTGAAAGGAACTGCTTTCGATGTTTCAGCCTATGCGGATGATGCGAAGATAGAGGTATCCCTGCTGCGTGGAAAAGTTGCGATAAAAGATAAAAAAGGACAATTGATAGGAGAATTAAAACCTAATGATTGGATCCAACTGGATAAACGGACTGGTCGGTATACGCAAATACGACAATTGGACGCGGTACAATATAGCACCTGGAAATCAGAAGAACTTGTTTTTGAGAACGAATCTTTGGAAAGTGTTCTTAAGAAATTGGAACGTTGGTATGGTGTCAATATTACTTGGAGGGGAGCAGAGTCCGATAGACATTATACATTCAAAGTGAAAACTGAAAGTTTACGAGAAATTTTGGAATTGATCAATGTCATTACACCAATCCAATACACAATAGCAGGCAAATCTGTAGCTATAGTTTCAAAAAAACGATAA